The Rhodothermales bacterium DNA window CTGCTGCTGCTTGGCGCGGACCATGCCTTCGACCACGGGGTTGACCGCTTCGAGGTGGCTCGGGTTGCCGGCGAGCGTGAGGTCGACGGTCGTCCCGCTCGGCGCGTGGTGCGTGCCGTGGGCGCCGAGGTGGTACTTCACGTCGCCCGAGCCGTGGGACGTGCCGATGTCGAGGTTGCCCTCGAACTCGCCGAAGATGGCGGAGTACGGCTTGCCCATCACGTTCGCGAGCACGTTGAGCCGGCCGCGGTGCGCCATCCCGATCACGGCCTCGTCCACCTCCTGATCGGCCGCGTCCGAGAGGATCTGGTCGAGGATGGGGATGAGCGTCTCGGCCCCTTCGAGCGAGAAGCGCTTGTGGCCGATGTACTTCGTGTGGATGAACCGCTCGAACGCCTCGGCGGCGTTGAGCCGGTCGAGGATGCGCTTCTTCTGGTCGAGCGAGATCGGGTCCATCATCCGCTGCGGCTCGATCCGCTCGATGAGCCACCGCTTCTCGGTCGGGTCCGAGATGTGCATGAACTCCACCCCGACATGGCGGGTGTAGGTCTCCCACACCACGTCGAGGATCTCGCGGAGCGGGAGCACGTCCTTGCCCCCGAGCCCGCCGCCGACGGTGCCGACGCCGCCCGTCGCGAACGCCCGGTCGAGGTCCCAGATCGTGAGGCCGTAGGACGCCGGGTCGAGCTCGTCGTGCTGGCGGAGGTCGCCGCCGAGGGGGTTGAGGTCGGCCATGAGGTGGCCGCGCACGCGGTACGCCCGGATGAGCTGGAGCACGCGCGCCTGCTTCTCGACGAGCGCCTGCTCGTCGGTCTTGCCGAGGACGGGCGTGGTGTCGGCGCTCATCTTGAGCGGCGGCATCGTCAGGCCGAGCTCTTTGAAGACGCGCTCGTAGAACCCGTGCTTGCCCGTGAGGAGGGCGCCGACGTAGGCGAGGAACTCCCCGCTCTCGGCGCCCTGGATCACGCGATGGTCGTAGGTGCTCGTGATCGTCATGACCTCGCTGATGCCGAGGCGCGAGACCTCGGTGGGCGGGAGCGCGAGGAACTCCGGCGGGTAGCCGATGCTCCCGACGGCGAGGATGAGGCCCTGCCCCTGCATCAGCCGCGGCACGCTCATCACCGTCCCGATCATGCCGGGGTTCGTGAGCGTCGCCGTCGTGCCCTGGAAGTCGGCGATCTCGAGCTTGCCGTCGCGGGCGCGGCGGACGATGTCGTTGTAGGCGCCGAGGAAGGTCGGGAACGTCATCGTCTGGGCATCGCGGACGTTCGGCACCATCAGCGTGCGCTGCCCGTTCTTCCGCTCGACATCGATCGCGAGCCCGAAGTTGACGCTGGCGGGCTCGACGCGTTCGAGCGTGGAACTCCCGTCATCGGCGATCTCGCGGCGGAAGGCGTGATTCATCGCCGGATACTTCTTCAGCGATTCGACGAGAGCGTAGGCGATGAGGTGCGTGAACGACACCTTCTCGCCGCCGACGGTCCGCTGGTAGTCGTTGATGAGCCGGCGGTTCTCGGCCATCAGCTTGACCGGGATCTGCCGCGCGGAGGTCGCCGTCGGGATTTCGAGGCTGGCCTCCATGTTCTCGACGATCCGCGCGGCAGCGCCCCGGAGCGGGACGCGCTCGGCGCCATCGGGCACGGGCGGCGAGGCCTTCTCGGCGGGCGCTTTCGCCTGCGGCGTCGGCGCCGCGGTCGACGCGCCGTCGCCCGAGGGTTTGGCCGCACGGGCCTCCACCTTCGGCTCGGCGAGTTGGGGCGGCTCGGCCGTGGCGGCATCGCCGTCGGAGGCGGAGGCGGGGGGATGGAACGTGGGGCCCGGCTTGTAGTCGGCGAAGAACTCGCGCCAGCGCTCGCTGACGGACTCGGGGTTTTCGAGGTACTGAGCGTACAGCTCTTCGACGTAGCCAGAGTTGAATCCGAAGGTGCTCACGGCAGGGGATTCGGTTGCGTGATGGGGAGCGATGCCCCCGTTCGGGGGCGCGGGTGGAAGGTACGCCGCCCGATGGGCAGAGATTCCCAAAGAAACGCCGTAGCCGATCGACGGGGTCGCCTTCCGTCCCCTCAGAGCCAGCCCTCGGCGCGGTACCACGCCACCGTCTCGCGCATCCCCTCCTCCAGTCCGACCGTCTGCCGGTAGCCCACATCGTGCAGCGCCTTCGCCGGCGAGCACAGCCACGCTGCCTTCGCCTCGCGCGCCTTCTCCCGGTTCAGCGGCGGATACGTCCCCGTCAGCTTCCCCACGCCTTCCACCGCCGCGCCGACGAGCCCGACGAGCGGACGGGGCACGTTCAGCTTGAACGCCCCGTGCCCGAGCGCGCCGAGGATCGCGTCGCGGATCTCGTTCCACGAATAGTACGTGTCGGACCCGAGGAAGTACGTCTCCCCCGCCGTCGCGTCCGACTCGGCGACGTCGGCCATGCCGCGCACCAGGTCGCGGACGTGGACGAGCGAGAGCTGGGGCTTCCACCCGTCGCCGACGATGGGAAACACGCGCTGCCGGTCGGCCGCTTTGATGATCGTGAAGATGTCGGCTTCGCGCGGGCCGTAGACCGC harbors:
- a CDS encoding multifunctional oxoglutarate decarboxylase/oxoglutarate dehydrogenase thiamine pyrophosphate-binding subunit/dihydrolipoyllysine-residue succinyltransferase subunit translates to MAPHHATESPAVSTFGFNSGYVEELYAQYLENPESVSERWREFFADYKPGPTFHPPASASDGDAATAEPPQLAEPKVEARAAKPSGDGASTAAPTPQAKAPAEKASPPVPDGAERVPLRGAAARIVENMEASLEIPTATSARQIPVKLMAENRRLINDYQRTVGGEKVSFTHLIAYALVESLKKYPAMNHAFRREIADDGSSTLERVEPASVNFGLAIDVERKNGQRTLMVPNVRDAQTMTFPTFLGAYNDIVRRARDGKLEIADFQGTTATLTNPGMIGTVMSVPRLMQGQGLILAVGSIGYPPEFLALPPTEVSRLGISEVMTITSTYDHRVIQGAESGEFLAYVGALLTGKHGFYERVFKELGLTMPPLKMSADTTPVLGKTDEQALVEKQARVLQLIRAYRVRGHLMADLNPLGGDLRQHDELDPASYGLTIWDLDRAFATGGVGTVGGGLGGKDVLPLREILDVVWETYTRHVGVEFMHISDPTEKRWLIERIEPQRMMDPISLDQKKRILDRLNAAEAFERFIHTKYIGHKRFSLEGAETLIPILDQILSDAADQEVDEAVIGMAHRGRLNVLANVMGKPYSAIFGEFEGNLDIGTSHGSGDVKYHLGAHGTHHAPSGTTVDLTLAGNPSHLEAVNPVVEGMVRAKQQQRGDTNRDEVLPILIHGDAAFAGQGVVAETLNLSQLDGYKTGGTVHIVVNNQIGFTTLPMHARSSAYATDIARMIQAPIFHVNGDDPEAAIRVARLALDYRQVFKKDVVIDMVCYRQHGHNEGDEPSYTQPLMYGKIKGHRSVRKKYTELLLRRGDLDPAAAEQMLDDFHAKLQQAFEDTKELTEEQDTAVAVFTEESPVSVASRNVDTTVARSVLDEVVRAIIDLPESFHVHPKLGRLIERKDEQFTSGKIDWAFAETLAFGTLLREGTPVRLSGQDSGRGTFSQRHVVLHDQEDAHLYIPLNHIADEQAQFQVYDSLLSEYAALGFEYGYSVATPDALVLWEAQFGDFVNGAQIMIDQFITAAEEKWNQSCRLVMLLPHGYEGQGPEHSSARLERFLQACAEENIIVANFSTPANYFHALRRQMKREVGKPLVVMTPKSLLRHPAVVATAEELAEGTFHELFPAETEPGAAKRLLFCSGKVYYDLLKAREELDNPAEVAIARLEQFYPFPDEDVAAELKRFGHVQDIRWVQEEPQNMGAWTFVAPRFDALIKAQHDDCCVRLEYVGRVASASPATGSARVHAAQQDRIVTEALTVEG
- a CDS encoding NAD-dependent epimerase/dehydratase family protein, which encodes MRAFVTGGTGFVGSHLVEELRRRGYDEVRCLVRSELKWLDGLPITPVQGDLFDAAALREGVRGVDVVYHVAGLTRAETQEALDRANVDGTVNLLDAVREAAPELGKVVVTSSLAACGPSRERPLTEADPLRPITRYGRSKEKMEAVVQERYRDLPVTIVRPPAVYGPREADIFTIIKAADRQRVFPIVGDGWKPQLSLVHVRDLVRGMADVAESDATAGETYFLGSDTYYSWNEIRDAILGALGHGAFKLNVPRPLVGLVGAAVEGVGKLTGTYPPLNREKAREAKAAWLCSPAKALHDVGYRQTVGLEEGMRETVAWYRAEGWL